The following are encoded together in the Drosophila biarmipes strain raj3 chromosome 3L, RU_DBia_V1.1, whole genome shotgun sequence genome:
- the LOC108029643 gene encoding uncharacterized protein LOC108029643, whose translation MVAYYDECDATESPKTLTDWVRNFRVKRQKMRRKLRGAGSDLRVNAILSTALLHAEHELRRKQQERFSRWLEVQTRFVPHGRTHCANDAADTSAKDAAEVEAESNLWSSELSSLDSFMRSLSSSNNNNSPDASNSYSGTSNSNNNSCAIAVAS comes from the coding sequence ATGGTGGCGTACTACGACGAGTGCGATGCTACCGAGAGCCCCAAGACCCTCACAGACTGGGTCCGTAACTTCCGCGTGAAGCGACAGAAAATGCGTCGCAAATTGAGGGGCGCCGGAAGCGACTTACGCGTTAACGCCATTTTGTCGACGGCCCTGCTCCACGCGGAGCACGAGCTGCGTAGAAAGCAGCAGGAGCGTTTCAGTCGCTGGCTAGAAGTGCAGACTCGATTTGTGCCCCACGGCAGGACCCACTGCGCCAATGACGCGGCGGACACGAGCGCTAAGGATGCCGCGGAGGTCGAGGCAGAGAGTAATTTGTGGAGCAGCGAGCTGAGCAGCCTCGACAGTTTTATGCGCAGTTTGAgtagcagcaacaacaacaacagccccGACGCCAGCAACAGTTACTCGGGGACGAgtaacagcaacaacaacagctgtGCCATCGCAGTGGCCAGTTAG
- the LOC108029654 gene encoding LOW QUALITY PROTEIN: uncharacterized protein LOC108029654 (The sequence of the model RefSeq protein was modified relative to this genomic sequence to represent the inferred CDS: deleted 1 base in 1 codon; substituted 1 base at 1 genomic stop codon), with protein sequence MGLRRWRQTARDLDVGTAAWDTPIMTAARDRCTXQRFKADILRWCRDRHALDSAPNWKNHHFYTHSFTLLEYRNATIFMPMI encoded by the exons ATGGGACTGCGGCGATGGAGGCAGACGGCGAGGGACTTGGATGTTGGGACTGCAGCGTGGGATACGCCAATTATGACTGCAGCGAGGGAT CGGTGCACTTGACAGCGG TTCAAAGCTGATATACTTCGTTGGTGCCGTGATCGGCACGCCCTTGACTCAGCCCCTAATTGGAAAAATCATCATTTTTACACACATTCATTTACACTTCTGGAATACCGGAACGCAACCATATTTATGCCGATGATTTGA
- the LOC108029649 gene encoding uncharacterized protein LOC108029649 isoform X1: protein MLSTYHLAAITAVLFGFLQFQDMVVARVTGPVYRRPNATLFTPARIHNGGYNHSTFGPGNNNYTRAVVSPNWTVPVNHQPAFQAPTLTAPSRNRTAFVPNGWFQPNHNQGQTGTPALVYGKSNRTVYPAYNQTAHGTPYSSPYGNLSI from the exons ATGCTGTCGACGTATCACTTGGCCGCAATCACGG CTGTGCTCTTTGGGTTTCTGCAATTCCAGGATATGGTAGTAGCCAGAGTTACTGGCCCAGTTTATCGGCGTCCAAACGCCACATTATTTACGCCCGCCCGCATCCATAATGGTGGATATAATCACTCGACTTTTGGCCCCGGAAACAACAACTATACCCGTGCTGTAGTATCGCCCAATTGGACTGTGCCAGTGAATCACCAACCCGCCTTCCAGGCTCCCACTCTTACAGCACCTTCTCGTAATCGTACTGCGTTTGTCCCTAATGGCTGGTTCCAACCAAACCATAACCAAGGTCAAACCGGGACACCAGCACTCGTCTACGGAAAAAGCAATAGAACTGTTTATCCAGCATACAACCAAACAGCCCATGGAACCCCTTACTCAAGTCCTTATGGAAACCTTTCTATCTGA
- the LOC108029649 gene encoding uncharacterized protein LOC108029649 isoform X2: protein MGSNWYSIMIVVCLSPLGTAQGPLIFQTSSNPLYDAALTTPRPNFSASSKLVLVNNVRIPGDITPFVSAPAPSQEFLNCFGSCPTTSQYSPICGSNMQQYMNEQKFNCARFCGADIQIVRRGSCEGLFAMTRG, encoded by the exons ATGGGAAGCAACTGGTATTCAATTATGATTGTGGTTTGCTTAAGTCCGTTGGGAACTGCCCAAGGACCACTTATTTTCCAAACATCGAGCAACCCATTATACGATGCTGCTCTTACGACGCCAAGGCCAAATTTCTCCGCCAGCTCGAAATTGGTACTGGTCAACAATGTAAGGATACCTGGTGATATCACACCATTCGTATCAGCACCTGCCCCGAGTCAGGAATTTCTGAACTGCTTTGGTAGTTGCCCCACGACATCTCAGTACAGTCCCATATGTGGGAGTAATATGCAGCAATATATGAACGAACAGAAATTCAATTGTGCCCGATTCTGTGGTGCAG ACATACAAATAGTTCGACGAGGAAGCTGCGAGGGTCTTTTTGCGATGACTCGCGGCTGA
- the LOC108029633 gene encoding uncharacterized protein LOC108029633 isoform X1 yields the protein MFAWCLKKKKTCTCVQFFAGNRLVMEPAKIIGKLKEQVRMEHNSRRNFPQVWAQISDKQTNKFYHQNEINSQLSDQLQLKDLCSFLHNNQGESQFVSPEMYKNLLAVCRCGRARQNHHMGKCLQRALSPDCERSKIQGSPHDSCPQPLSVPRTSNSSIGFVGTSKSYQKLERSMQYVSPAYSMRGPRITAVPYNHIIIG from the exons atgttcgcctggtgtctcaaaaagaaaaagacaTGTACATGTGTGCAGTTTTTCGCTGGAAATAG ACTTGTGATGGAGCCAGCCAAAATAATTGGAAAACT AAAGGAACAAGTGCGTATGGAACACAATTCGCGCCGGAATTTTCCGCAAGTCTGGGCCCAAATATCAGACAAGCAAACTAACAAATTCTACCACCAAAATGAGATTAATTCCCAATTAAGCGACCAGCTTCAACTTAAAG ATCTGTGCTCCTTCCTACACAACAACCAGGGCGAATCCCAATTCGTGTCTCCAGAGATGTACAAAAACTTATTGGCTGTGTGTCGTTGCGGTCGAGCTCGACAAAACCATCATATGGGCAAATGCCTACAGAGAGCGTTGAGTCCAGACTGCGAGCGATCCAAGATACAGGGAAGCCCTCACGATTCCTGTCCGCAACCGTTGAGTGTGCCTCGCACTTCAAATT CTAGCATTGGTTTTGTTGGAACATCGAAGAGCTACCAAAAGCTAGAGCGTTCTATGCAGTATGTTTCTCCTGCCTACTCCATGCGGGGACCTCGAATAACGGCAGTCCCATACAATCATATTATTATTGGCTAA
- the LOC108029633 gene encoding uncharacterized protein LOC108029633 isoform X2 produces MTNKTLLLNKCIYNILFLRLVMEPAKIIGKLKEQVRMEHNSRRNFPQVWAQISDKQTNKFYHQNEINSQLSDQLQLKDLCSFLHNNQGESQFVSPEMYKNLLAVCRCGRARQNHHMGKCLQRALSPDCERSKIQGSPHDSCPQPLSVPRTSNSSIGFVGTSKSYQKLERSMQYVSPAYSMRGPRITAVPYNHIIIG; encoded by the exons ATGACAAACAAAACCTTATTGTTAAACAAATGCATATACAATATACTGTTTTTAAGACTTGTGATGGAGCCAGCCAAAATAATTGGAAAACT AAAGGAACAAGTGCGTATGGAACACAATTCGCGCCGGAATTTTCCGCAAGTCTGGGCCCAAATATCAGACAAGCAAACTAACAAATTCTACCACCAAAATGAGATTAATTCCCAATTAAGCGACCAGCTTCAACTTAAAG ATCTGTGCTCCTTCCTACACAACAACCAGGGCGAATCCCAATTCGTGTCTCCAGAGATGTACAAAAACTTATTGGCTGTGTGTCGTTGCGGTCGAGCTCGACAAAACCATCATATGGGCAAATGCCTACAGAGAGCGTTGAGTCCAGACTGCGAGCGATCCAAGATACAGGGAAGCCCTCACGATTCCTGTCCGCAACCGTTGAGTGTGCCTCGCACTTCAAATT CTAGCATTGGTTTTGTTGGAACATCGAAGAGCTACCAAAAGCTAGAGCGTTCTATGCAGTATGTTTCTCCTGCCTACTCCATGCGGGGACCTCGAATAACGGCAGTCCCATACAATCATATTATTATTGGCTAA